The genomic DNA GCCGGAATGTCAGTTGGAATCGCGACGACGGCCTGCGTCGCGTAGTTGAACGGCGATGCAAACGAGGCGGTGACCGGTGGAATATCCAGCTGATCGACGCCGAGGCGGCTCGCGAGGAACTCGAAACGCGAGTCCGTCGCCAGAGTTGCGCTCGTCACTATCGCTGTCTTGACGCGTCCGAAGAGATCATCGCGGAGTATTGGTGCGAGATCGAGCGGCACCCAGGTCACCGCAATGTTCCCCTCCTTGCCGCGCGACTCGATCCAGCGCACGCGCTTCGGAGCGTCGGGACCGGGTTCGAGTGCGCCGTGAAGCGCATTGGCGAGAGCCTCGAGCCTGCGCCCCACTCCCCTCATCTCGCTGATCAGAGCCGTGGTTGCCTCTTCGCGAAGCTTCTCTGCCTCCAGCCGCTGGCGGATTAACGAGAGACTGTCACTCAGGAGCGCGGTCTCCGCGAGAAGATCAGACAGCGCAGCCGCGAGGCCGCCACGCCACACCGGATCGGTGTCGAAATCCTCGGAGAGGCGAAGGACTGTCTGTCCGCTGCGATGCAGATATTCCTCGAGGAGATCGAAGACGATCGAACCCTTGCTCCGTGCGGCATCAACCGCGGGGATGATCCTCTGCTCGAGCATCTCGAGGCTCGCCTGGCTGAACATGTCGTCGCGAGCACGCAGGCGCTGGTCGAGCGCCGCGAGCAGACCGCGACCGCCGCGGCGGCCGCCGACAGGCCTCGCCAGTCGCGAAAGAAGCCGCTGGAGGCCGCGCCGCGTTGCTGATTCACCAAGGTGCGCAGCCGCTGCATCCTCGAGGTGATGTCCTTCATCCACCACGAGCCGCGAGTACGCGGGGATCACCGCTGCTTCTTCCCAGTTGCATTGCGCGCGACGCACGGCAACGTCGGACATCAGCAGGTGATGATTGACAACGACCACATCCGCCTTCGCTGCTTCGCGCCGCGCGGTGAAAAGAAAGCAGCGATCGTAATGAGGGCACTCCGCGCGGATGCACAAATCCGGCTCCGCCGCGACTTCGTCCCACACTTCGGGACTCGGCTGCTGAGGCAGATCGCCGAGAGAGCCCTCTGTGGTTTCCTTCGCCCACCCGGCGATGCGCTCGATGCCGTCGCTCATGTCGTCGATCAGATCGCCGCCTATCAATCGCGCCTGCTCGAGCCGCAGGAGACAGAGATAATTCCGCCAGCCCTTGAGCAGCGCGAATCGTACTTCCTGCTCACCGTCGAGAGCGCGCGCGAGGAAAGGCAGATCCTTTCTCACGAGCTGTTCCTGCAGATTGATCGTGTTCGTCGAGACGACTGTGCGCTCTCCATTGAGCGCTGCCCAGCGTAGCGCGGGCAGCAGATAGCCGAGCGACTTACCGACGCCGGTCCCCGCTTCGAGAAGTCCAACCCCCCCGTCGTTGTACAGCATCGCGATGGTGCGCGCCATCTCACGCTGAGTGGGGCGGTCCTCGTACTGCTGCATCTCGCGCGCGATGCCGCCAAATGGTCCGAGATCGTCAGCCACCTCGGCGGGATCGAGAATCTGCTCTTCGGCGGGGGCGTCTGTGAATGCGATCACGATTCGTGCGCCAGGCGGTAGGCCAGATTGCGAGGTGCTCCGTGCTCCGAGATGAGTCGCTCGACGATAGCTCGCGGCGTCGCTCCTTCCGCTCGAAGACGCTGCGCCTTTTCGGATAGCATGCTCTCGGAGACTTCCTCTCTTTCGGCTGCACCGATGAGAATCACGACCTCGCCACGGGCGGGTGTCTCCTGGAACCGCGCTGCCAGGTTGGCGACTGTTCCGCGCGCGTACTCCTCGAATTTTTTCGTGAGCTCGCGCGCTACCACGGCAGTGCGCGCGCCGGCTCCTGCCTCAGCGATCTCGGCGAGCGTTGCTCCGACGCGTGTCGGAGCCTCGTACAGGATCGCGGTGTGGCGCATTCGCATTATCTCGGTCAACACGCGAAGGCGATCCTTTCCCTTACGCGGGAGAAAGCCGAGAAAAGTGAACTGCTCGCCTGCCAGGCCCGAGCCCACGAGCGCGGCCAGAAGTGCCGACGCGCCGGGAATCGGCACAACGGGAATGCCGGCGTCTATCGCTGCAGCGACCAGCCTTGCTCCAGGGTCGGAGAGAAGAGGAGTGCCCGCGTCCGTAATCAGCGCGATTGTATCTCCGTCGACGAGACGCTTCACCAGCCGCGGTGTCTCGCGTGCCTCGTTGTGCTCGTGGTACGGGGCGCAGCGCGTCGCAATCTGATAGTGATCGAGCAGCCGTCGTGAATGGCGCGTGTCCTCCGCAACAACGAGCGCGGCCGAGGAGAGAACCTCGACCGCGCGAAACGACATGTCGCCCATGTTTCCGATTGGCGTGCTGACGATGTAGAGGGCTCCCCCTCCCTTCAACCCGACGCCGGATTCGGAGCCGCTGGCCAACGCCCGCGTCGCTTTCTCCTACGCGGCGTGCTGGCGGAACTTCAGCTCGAGCTGCGCCTTCGGAACAGCGCCGATCACCTGGTCGATGAGCTTGCCGTCCTTGAAAAAGAGAATCGCCGGAATCGAGCGCACCATGAAGCGCGCCGGTGTCTTGATGTTCGTGTCGACGTCCATCTTCATGACCTTCGCCTTGCCGGCGAATTCCGTTGCCAGCTGATCGAGCGCGGGCGCGACAATGCGGCAGGGGCCACACCATGTCGCCCAGAAATCGACCACGGCGAGGCCTTCGTGCTTTTCGATCTCGACCTCGAAATCGCTGTCTGTCACGTCAACGGCATTCGACATTTATCGCTTCCTCGCGGGGATGGCCCGCATGCGTGTCTCGAATTTACTTTGTCCCGTCTTCCCAACCCGAAATCTAATGCCCCAATCAACTCGTGAGGATGTCCGAATTGCGCATATCGGCATTGCCGTCCGATCGATCACCGATGCGCTTCCTTTTTACAGGGACGTTCTCGGGATGGAGACCGCCGAGCTTGCGCCGATGGACGGCGCAAGAATCAGCGGCCTCGATGCGGGCGGTCCGCTCATCGAGCTCCTGGAGGCCGTTGATGTCGATTCGCCGATCGGGAAGTTCGTCGAGCGGCGCGGGCCAGCAATTCATCATATCTGCTTCGAGGTCGGGAATCTCGAAGCCGCGCTCGACCGCTGCCGCGCCGCCGGAATAGCGTTGATCGACGACGAGCCGCGAATGGGAGCGGAAGGAAAGCTGATAGCGTTTCTGCACCCCGCTTCGACCGGCGGCGTGCTCATCGAGCTTACAGGAGTCTAGGGTCTGACCGGAGCCGGCTCGCGGCAGAACTCCCGCACGGCGGCAATCTCCATATTGTCGATGAACCAGCGGTCGCCCGGACCCTTGATCGCATAGAAGCGAGGCGCTTTTACGAGACGGCCGCGAGTGAGCTCAACGGTGAATACACGATGGCCGCCTTCTCCCGGAGTCTCACCCAGCATGCGAGATTTGTCGTGATTGAAGTAGCATTGGAGAATGATGAGGCGCTTGTCGAGCTGCTCGCGCTCCATGTTGTCCCGGGCAGGCCCGTTGGATGTTCCAAAGACAACCGACATCGCCTGAAGATCCTGCGCGCGCACGGCAGTCAGAAACTGCTCGACGGCCATGCGTGGAGTGGAGGCGCCGACGAGCTGAGGTCCGCTGGTGCTGGTGCCCCCCGGGCCGGTGGTCGTGGTGGTCGTCGCGCGGGAGCAGGCCGAGAGCGCCAGCATAACGAGCAGGAGTTTCTTCACACGTTTCTCCACGATGATTGTTGCGAACCTAACGGGCGGGATAAATGCCAGCAAGACATCAGCGCCTGTACATCAACGTAGATCACGTTGCAACTCTTCGGCAGGCACGCGGCGGGAGCGAGCCTGATCCGGTGGCGGCCGCGGCGCTCTGCGAATCCGCAGGTGCCGATGGAATCACCGCGCATCTTCGCGAGGATCGTCGTCACATACAGGACGCCGATGTGGAGGCGCTCGCAACTCACGTGCGGACGTTCTTCAATCTCGAGACAGCATGCATAGACGAGATGATGGAGATCGCGCTGCGTCTGCATCCCCCTCAGGTCACGCTCGTCCCGGAGCGCAGGCAGGAGATCACCACCGAGGGTGGACTCGATGTGTCCGCGGAGGCTCGGCGTGTGGAGCGCTCAGTGAAACGCCTCCGCGAGGCGGGAATTCGCGCGAGTCTTTTCATCGATCCGTCAGTCGACTCCACCCGGGCGTCGCGCGAATGCGGCGCGGACGCTGTCGAATTTCACACTGGTCAGTACGCGCATTCGGGAGGTTCAACCGCGACGCTCGAAGCGCTGGCACATTGCGCAGCACTTGCCGCGGAGCTCGGATTGTCCGTTCATGCCGGCCACGGCCTCACGGTCGGCAATGTCGCACCAGTGGCGGCCATTTCGGAGATCGAAGAGTTGAACATCGGCCATTCGATCGTCAGTAGATCAGTCTTCGTGGGGCTCCCTGCCGCAGTGCGCGAGATGCGCGCTGCGATGGACGCCGCTCGCCATCCTGGAGAGATCGCCGGATGATGGAAGGTGATGAGGATCTGATCCCGATTGCGGAGCTTTTTTACGACGACGCCGGCCCGCACATTCTCGGGCGTGCGTCGCCGGCCGGTGGAACTCCGAGGCATACGCCCGCCCGCGGCCGCGAGCTGCAGGACCTGCTCGGAACGAGCATCCTTCAGCTCGGCGGCGTCGCCGGCGGCACGCGGAGAACTCCAACGTCGGCTCCGCCGCCGGTCGCCATCGAATCACTTCTGTACCGGGGACGCGCAGCACTGGAGCGCGCCCTCGAGATCCGGTCGGCGAGCCTCGGCGGCGCCGAGCTCAGTGCAGAAACCATAGAGGAGCTGCTGGACCTCATCGCGCTCGCCGCCGAGGAGTAGCGGTGCGCATGAACTGGAAGAGCGCGATTGGAATCGCGCTCAGTGTCGCGCTCCTTGTGTGGACACTCAAGGATGTATCGCTCGCCGCGGTGTGGGCGGAGCTCGCCCGCTCCAGCATCCCCTACTTTCTCGCGTCTGCGTTCTTTGCGACGCTGATCTTTCCGATGCGCGCTTATCGGTGGCGCATCATCCTCCATCCGGTGGCCCCTGATCTTCCGCTTGGCCCGCTGTGGCGGTCCACCGCGATCGGAATGATGATCAACAACGTCGTTCCGGCACGGGCGGGAGAGATTGCGCGAGCGTATGCCGTCACACGGGAGACCCCGGTGACGTTTGCCAGCGCGCTCGCCTCGTTAGCCGTCGACAGGCTGTTCGACATGTTCGCGATTCTCGGTCTCGGAGCCGCGGCAATTCTGGACCCGGCGTTTCCTCCTGACGCCCGCGTCGCCGGTCAGTCACTGGGCGATCTCGCGCAGGGATCGATCCTCATCGTAGTCGTGCTCGTCGGGGCTCTCTACCTTCTGGCCTATTTTCCGGCGCAGCTGGTACGGGCCTTCGAGATTTTTGCGCGCAAGGTCTCGCCAGCCGTGGAAGAGCGCGGCAAGAGCGCGCTGCTTCGATTCAGCGACGGCCTGAGCGTGTTGAAGAGTCCACTTCGTTTTCTGCTCGTGCTGGCCTGGACCATTGCCCACTGGCTCGTGAACGCGCTGGCATTCTGGCTCGGGTTCAGGGCGGTTGGGCTGACGCTACCGTTTTCCGCGGCGCTCTTCCTCCAGATGCTCATCGCAATAGGAGTTGCGCTGCCTTCCGCGCCGGGGTTTTTTGGCGTATTCGAGAAGCTCGCCACAGTGGGGCTCGCGATCTACAGCGTGGAGCCAACCGCCGCCGCGAGCTGGGCGATCGGCTTCCACATCCTGAGCTTCATCCCGATCACGCTCATCGGGATCTACTACTTCTCGCGCCTGGGCCTGAGCTTCGGTGAGCTGAGGGCGCAATCGGAGAATCGCAAAGAATGAGCGGGCCTTCCGCGCGCATCCAGGCGCAAGCAAAGATCAATCTTCATCTGCGAATCCTGACGAAGGAAGAATCGGGGTTCCACTCGCTCGAGACGATCTATCACCGAATCGAGCACGCGGACGAGCTGAAGATCTGCATCGAGCCCGACCGGCGGAAGGTACTGGACGTTCAGGGCGCCGATCTCGGACCGGTGGAATCGAATCTCGCGTATCGCGCGGTGCTTGCGTACTCCGATGCGTGCCGCTGGCCGTGGGGATTCACCATGGAGCTCGACAAAAACATTCCGGTGGGCGCAGGGCTGGGAGGCGGCAGCGCTGACGCCGCCGCGGTGTTGCGCGCGCTGGATTCCCTGAACAGACAGCCTGCTGGAGAGCGCCGGCTGCTCGCTATTGCTGCATCACTTGGCGCAGACGTCCCCTTTCTCGTGAGCAGCGAAGTGATGGCGCTCGCCTGGGGACGAGGGGAGCGCATGCTCGGACTCGTGCCCCTGCCGCAGCGTGACGTGATTCTGGTCACGCCGGATTTTCAGATTGCGACTGCCGATGCCTATTCCTGGCTGGATGCCGGCCGGCCGTCGGAAGGCGAGACAGGGCAGAGTGCCTCGGATCTGCTCCTGATCTCCGACCAGATGCTCGCCAGCTGGAAGTCCGTGGGAAAGCTCAACCGCAACGACTTCATTGCGCCGGTTGCCGACCGCTATCCGCAAATTCGGACGCATCTCGAGAATCTGAAAGGAACGGGATCGTTTTTCTGCTCGATGACCGGCTCGGGGTCGACGCTGTTCGGCGTGTATGAAGCGCTGCCTGAGGCACCGGCGTTGAAGGTCTTCGAAGGCGCGACTCTGACGCCGACCCGCACTGCAACCAGCGTTGTTCAACCAGTACGTATCGGCTAGCTTTCGCGCTCCTGCCCCCTCGTCCAATGGCAGGACATCGGTCTTTGGATCCGAGAATGGTGGTTCGAATCCACCGGGGGCAATTGAACTGATGACTGGGCGCAACTAACTTTAGGGGCTCAAGGCGGCATGGACGGTCTTTCCGTACCGATGCACGGTTTCAAGCTGCTCTGCGGGACCGGCAACAAGGGTCTTTCCGACGAGATTGCTGGAAGCCTCGATGTAGAGCGCACGAAACTGACCGTCAACAGGTTCGCCGACGGGGAGATCTTCGTTCGGATCGACGAGAACGTCCGCGGCAATGACGTCTTCATCGTTCAGCCGACGAATCCTCCGGCCGACAACATCATGGAGCTGCTCCTGCTCATCGATGCTGCCCGTCGGGCCTCGGCGGCCCGCATCACCTGCGTGATGCCGTATTACGGATACTCGAGGCAGGACCGAAAGGACCAGCCGAGGGTGGCGATCGGAGCGAAGCTGCTCGCGAACATGATCGTCACCGCTGGTGCCGACAGGGTACTGGGACTGGATTTTCATCAGCATCAGCTGCAGGGGTTCTTCGACGTTCCGGTCGATCACCTGTACGCTGCGCCGGTGTTCGTCTCGCACTACAGAAAGAAGCATCTGCACGATCTGGTCGTCGTCGCGCCCGATGTGGGCTCGGCGAAGATGGCACGGGGGTTCGCGAAGCGTCTGAACGGTTCGCTGGCCATCATCGACAAACGGCGCCCCCGGCCGAACGTAACTGAAGTGGTGAACGTCGTCGGTGAAGTGGCAGGGCGCGATTGTCTGCTCACCGATGACATGATCGATACCGCCGGGACTGTCGCCGAAGCGTCATGCGCGCTGAAGGATCTGGGTGCGCGAGACGTCTACGTATGTGCGACACACGCCCTGCTCTCCGGCAAGGCCGTGGAGCGGCTCTCGGGGGCGCCGATCAAGGAGGTGACGGTGACCGATACCGTCGACATCCCGCAGGCGAAGCGATTCGATACGCTCACGGTGTTGTCGGTGGGCGAGCTTTTGTCGAAGGCAATCAGGTACATTCACAGCGAGCAGTCGGTGAGCTCGCTTTTCGAACAGCACGACGAGAGGACTTGACGCATGGCTTCAGCACAACTTTCCGCGACGCCCCGTGAAGGAACGGGCAAGGGCGCGGCACGCACACTCCGCGCGCAGGGCCGCATCCCCGGTGTGATCTACGGTCACGGGCGCGAGCCGCTCTCACTCGCTATCGATACGCGCGAGCTGGAGAAGCTCCTGTCGCGAATCTCAGCCGAAAGCACGGTAATCGAGCTGTCCTTCGACGGCGGCAGCGCAAAGACCCTGATTCGCGAGATTCAGCGCCACCCGTTCAAGCGACAGATTCTGCACGTGGATTTTCAGGAGCTCGTAGCCGGAGAGAAAGTCACGGTCCGACTTCCGATTGTCCTGAATGGAATACCCGAGGGCGTTCGCGTTGACGGTGGAATTCTCGACCAGACGATGCGTGAGCTCGAAGTCGAGGTAGATCCGTCGAACATCCCGAGCCACGTGGAAGTGGATGTTCTGTCGCTGCGCATCGGTGACTCCATCCACGTTCGTGACCTCAAGCTCCCCGGCGGCGTCGAAGTCGTCGGCGAGCTGGACTCGTCGGTCTGCGTCGTGTCCGCTCCGAGAGCCGTGGTGGAGACGGTGGCGCCCGCCGAGGGCGAGGAAGTCGTTGTCGCCGAGCCCGAAGTGATCGGGAAGGCGAAGAAGGAAGAGGACGAGGAAGAAGCCGAAGAGAAGTAGCGGCGGGATAGCCCTTGAAGGTTATCCTCGGCCTGGGAAATCCCGGGCGACAGTACGAAGCAACGCGTCACAACGTCGGCTGGTGGCTGCTCGACCACCTCGCCGACGTTTGGCGTTTCGAAAGCTGGAAGCGCGACGGCGAGGCACTCGTCACTACATCGACTGTTCACGGCTCGCGCGTGCGCCTCGTAAAGCCGCTCACCTTCATGAACCTGAGCGGGCAGGTGCTTCGGAATTACCTGAGGCGTCCTTTCTGGTCTCCGTCGAAGGATCTGCTCGTGGTAGTGGACGAAGTCCAACTGCCGGTTGGTCGCTACCGGCTGAGAGCACGGGGGAGCGCGGGGGGTCACAACGGTCTCCGCAGCGTAGAGAGTGCAATCGGAAATCAGGAATACCCGCGCCTGCGCATTGGTGTCGGTCCGAGTGAAGAACGCCGCGGCTATTACAGCGACCTCGCCGAGTTCGTGCTCGCCCCGTTCGCCCGCGACGAGCGCAATGACATCGTTGCGCTGATGCCGGACCTCGAGGAGGCGGTGGACACCTGGCTGCGCGAGGGAATCGAGCGCGCCATGAACGCGCACAATCGCCAGGCAAAGGAATCGGAGTAGCCGATGTTGAAGCTTGGGATTGTCGGACTGCCGAACGTCGGCAAGTCCACGTTGTTCAATGCGCTCACGGCCGCCAAAGCGGATGCATCCAATTATCCGTTCTGTACCGTCGAGCCCAACGTCGGGATGGTCGAGGTTCCCGACCCGCGACTCGATCGTTTGACGGGCATCGTAAAACCAAAGCGGGCCGTCCCGGCCGTGGTGCAGTTCGTGGACATCGCCGGCCTCGTCAAAGGTGCAGCCGAAGGTGAGGGACTCGGCAACAAATTCCTCGCCAACATTCGCGAGACGGACGCGATCGTTCACGTCGTGCGATGCTTCGAGGATGAAGACGTCACGCACGTCATGGGCGCGGTGGATCCTGTTCGCGACCGCGAGGTGATCGAGTTCGAGCTTGCACTGTCCGATCTCGCGTCACTCGAGAAGCGATTGGACAAGACGCGTCGCTCGGCGCGCACAAGTGACAAGGAAGCTCTCGCAGAGCTGCCCGCTCTCGAGCGCGCGTACGAGTTCCTGAAGGACGGGCGCGGTCTGTGGGAAGCGAAGCTCTCGGACAGCGAGACGGCCGCGCTCGCGCCGCTCTCGCTCTTGACCACGAAGCCGGTGCTGTATGCAGCGAACGTCAGCGACACGGAGCTCACGGGCACTGAGGGTCCACATCTCAGTGCGCTGCGCGAGGCGGTCAAAGCGAGCGGTGAGCACGCCGAGGTGGTTCCCTTCTCCGCAAAGATCGAGGCCGAGCTGTCGGAGCTTCCGCCGGACGACCGCGCCGATTTCCTCGCGTCGCTCGGCGTCGAGTCGGCAGGGCTGGACCGTCTGATCCATGCTGGATATCACCTGCTCGGCCTGCAGACTTTCTTTACGGCCGGCGATCCCGAGGTGCGGGCATGGACGATTCATCAGGGAGACTCCGCGCCCCGCGCCGCCGGTGCGATTCACACGGATTTCGAGAGAGGCTTTATTCGAGCGGACACCGCGAGCTACGATGATTTCGTGGCGAACGACGGATGGAAAGGCGCCCGCGAAAGAGGATTTGTGCGCTCGGAGGGGAAGGAGTACGTCGTTCAGGATGGAGACGTCATGCTCTTCCGATTCAACGTATAGCGGACTGCGGATTGCGGACCAACTGCTACTTCGGACTGCTGACTGACTGCGGATTGGGACACCTACTGCGAATTGAGGACTAGCGGCGAATCCGCAGTTGTCCGCAATTGTCCGAAGTCGTTCGGCGATGCATTGCCCGCGAAAGGCGTTGCTTGCGGAAGCAGCGGTAGGATGCCGCTGCACCCAGTGCTCCGTTGCATCGTGGATCATGTCGCACACAGTGCCAGTGACCGAGGAAGACGGGCGCGATCCGCTCTTACGCATGCGGGCATATCGACTCGCGATTGAGCTCCTCGAAGAGTCCTGGGCGGACGCGGAGAAACTGCGGGTCCACCAGGCTACGGAGAAAGTGTCCGGACAGCTCTATGCCGCCATTGGTTCAATTTCCGCAACACTCGGCGAGGGCTATTCGCGGAGCTCGGGTCGCGACCGCGCACGGGTTTTTGAGTATGCCCTTGGCTCGGCGCGAGAAAGCATGGTCTGGTACCGAGCGGCACGACCGATCCTCGGGCCTGAGCGAGTGCGCGCATGCCTAGATAAACTCGAGGAGATTCGCCGTCTGCTTCTGGCAATTATCCCGCGCGAACGCGGCAGGCTGATCAGGCCCTCACGGCGTTGAAATCAGATCTCGTCTTGTGGCACTGCGAACTATTGCGGACACGGCCCGCTTACAGCTAGTCCTTAATTCGGAGTAGGTGTCCCAATCGGCAGTCGGTCAGCAGTCAGCAGTAGCAGTTGGTCCGCACTCCGAAGCTGCGCTGCATTTACCTGATCTCGAAGGTTAGTGTCGCCCATTTGGATTCGTAGTCCAGAGCGGGCGTGCCGGCGGGGCGTGAAGCCGTATCGC from Gemmatimonadaceae bacterium includes the following:
- a CDS encoding lysylphosphatidylglycerol synthase transmembrane domain-containing protein, translated to MNWKSAIGIALSVALLVWTLKDVSLAAVWAELARSSIPYFLASAFFATLIFPMRAYRWRIILHPVAPDLPLGPLWRSTAIGMMINNVVPARAGEIARAYAVTRETPVTFASALASLAVDRLFDMFAILGLGAAAILDPAFPPDARVAGQSLGDLAQGSILIVVVLVGALYLLAYFPAQLVRAFEIFARKVSPAVEERGKSALLRFSDGLSVLKSPLRFLLVLAWTIAHWLVNALAFWLGFRAVGLTLPFSAALFLQMLIAIGVALPSAPGFFGVFEKLATVGLAIYSVEPTAAASWAIGFHILSFIPITLIGIYYFSRLGLSFGELRAQSENRKE
- the trxA gene encoding thioredoxin; the protein is MSNAVDVTDSDFEVEIEKHEGLAVVDFWATWCGPCRIVAPALDQLATEFAGKAKVMKMDVDTNIKTPARFMVRSIPAILFFKDGKLIDQVIGAVPKAQLELKFRQHAA
- the pth gene encoding aminoacyl-tRNA hydrolase — protein: MKVILGLGNPGRQYEATRHNVGWWLLDHLADVWRFESWKRDGEALVTTSTVHGSRVRLVKPLTFMNLSGQVLRNYLRRPFWSPSKDLLVVVDEVQLPVGRYRLRARGSAGGHNGLRSVESAIGNQEYPRLRIGVGPSEERRGYYSDLAEFVLAPFARDERNDIVALMPDLEEAVDTWLREGIERAMNAHNRQAKESE
- the mce gene encoding methylmalonyl-CoA epimerase, translating into MPQSTREDVRIAHIGIAVRSITDALPFYRDVLGMETAELAPMDGARISGLDAGGPLIELLEAVDVDSPIGKFVERRGPAIHHICFEVGNLEAALDRCRAAGIALIDDEPRMGAEGKLIAFLHPASTGGVLIELTGV
- the ychF gene encoding redox-regulated ATPase YchF, which produces MLKLGIVGLPNVGKSTLFNALTAAKADASNYPFCTVEPNVGMVEVPDPRLDRLTGIVKPKRAVPAVVQFVDIAGLVKGAAEGEGLGNKFLANIRETDAIVHVVRCFEDEDVTHVMGAVDPVRDREVIEFELALSDLASLEKRLDKTRRSARTSDKEALAELPALERAYEFLKDGRGLWEAKLSDSETAALAPLSLLTTKPVLYAANVSDTELTGTEGPHLSALREAVKASGEHAEVVPFSAKIEAELSELPPDDRADFLASLGVESAGLDRLIHAGYHLLGLQTFFTAGDPEVRAWTIHQGDSAPRAAGAIHTDFERGFIRADTASYDDFVANDGWKGARERGFVRSEGKEYVVQDGDVMLFRFNV
- the ispE gene encoding 4-(cytidine 5'-diphospho)-2-C-methyl-D-erythritol kinase encodes the protein MSGPSARIQAQAKINLHLRILTKEESGFHSLETIYHRIEHADELKICIEPDRRKVLDVQGADLGPVESNLAYRAVLAYSDACRWPWGFTMELDKNIPVGAGLGGGSADAAAVLRALDSLNRQPAGERRLLAIAASLGADVPFLVSSEVMALAWGRGERMLGLVPLPQRDVILVTPDFQIATADAYSWLDAGRPSEGETGQSASDLLLISDQMLASWKSVGKLNRNDFIAPVADRYPQIRTHLENLKGTGSFFCSMTGSGSTLFGVYEALPEAPALKVFEGATLTPTRTATSVVQPVRIG
- a CDS encoding pyridoxine 5'-phosphate synthase — its product is MPARHQRLYINVDHVATLRQARGGSEPDPVAAAALCESAGADGITAHLREDRRHIQDADVEALATHVRTFFNLETACIDEMMEIALRLHPPQVTLVPERRQEITTEGGLDVSAEARRVERSVKRLREAGIRASLFIDPSVDSTRASRECGADAVEFHTGQYAHSGGSTATLEALAHCAALAAELGLSVHAGHGLTVGNVAPVAAISEIEELNIGHSIVSRSVFVGLPAAVREMRAAMDAARHPGEIAG
- a CDS encoding 50S ribosomal protein L25; the encoded protein is MASAQLSATPREGTGKGAARTLRAQGRIPGVIYGHGREPLSLAIDTRELEKLLSRISAESTVIELSFDGGSAKTLIREIQRHPFKRQILHVDFQELVAGEKVTVRLPIVLNGIPEGVRVDGGILDQTMRELEVEVDPSNIPSHVEVDVLSLRIGDSIHVRDLKLPGGVEVVGELDSSVCVVSAPRAVVETVAPAEGEEVVVAEPEVIGKAKKEEDEEEAEEK
- the rsmI gene encoding 16S rRNA (cytidine(1402)-2'-O)-methyltransferase, with amino-acid sequence MASGSESGVGLKGGGALYIVSTPIGNMGDMSFRAVEVLSSAALVVAEDTRHSRRLLDHYQIATRCAPYHEHNEARETPRLVKRLVDGDTIALITDAGTPLLSDPGARLVAAAIDAGIPVVPIPGASALLAALVGSGLAGEQFTFLGFLPRKGKDRLRVLTEIMRMRHTAILYEAPTRVGATLAEIAEAGAGARTAVVARELTKKFEEYARGTVANLAARFQETPARGEVVILIGAAEREEVSESMLSEKAQRLRAEGATPRAIVERLISEHGAPRNLAYRLAHES
- a CDS encoding ribose-phosphate pyrophosphokinase, with the protein product MDGLSVPMHGFKLLCGTGNKGLSDEIAGSLDVERTKLTVNRFADGEIFVRIDENVRGNDVFIVQPTNPPADNIMELLLLIDAARRASAARITCVMPYYGYSRQDRKDQPRVAIGAKLLANMIVTAGADRVLGLDFHQHQLQGFFDVPVDHLYAAPVFVSHYRKKHLHDLVVVAPDVGSAKMARGFAKRLNGSLAIIDKRRPRPNVTEVVNVVGEVAGRDCLLTDDMIDTAGTVAEASCALKDLGARDVYVCATHALLSGKAVERLSGAPIKEVTVTDTVDIPQAKRFDTLTVLSVGELLSKAIRYIHSEQSVSSLFEQHDERT
- a CDS encoding helicase C-terminal domain-containing protein, with the protein product MIAFTDAPAEEQILDPAEVADDLGPFGGIAREMQQYEDRPTQREMARTIAMLYNDGGVGLLEAGTGVGKSLGYLLPALRWAALNGERTVVSTNTINLQEQLVRKDLPFLARALDGEQEVRFALLKGWRNYLCLLRLEQARLIGGDLIDDMSDGIERIAGWAKETTEGSLGDLPQQPSPEVWDEVAAEPDLCIRAECPHYDRCFLFTARREAAKADVVVVNHHLLMSDVAVRRAQCNWEEAAVIPAYSRLVVDEGHHLEDAAAAHLGESATRRGLQRLLSRLARPVGGRRGGRGLLAALDQRLRARDDMFSQASLEMLEQRIIPAVDAARSKGSIVFDLLEEYLHRSGQTVLRLSEDFDTDPVWRGGLAAALSDLLAETALLSDSLSLIRQRLEAEKLREEATTALISEMRGVGRRLEALANALHGALEPGPDAPKRVRWIESRGKEGNIAVTWVPLDLAPILRDDLFGRVKTAIVTSATLATDSRFEFLASRLGVDQLDIPPVTASFASPFNYATQAVVAIPTDIPAPNADAAGHLFAVIQMISDFADASDGGLFVLFTSHRDVRESALELRARGALHDRPLLVHGEDSRDVLLEKFRRSGRAVLIGTSSYWEGVDVPGNALRGLLIARLPFRVPSEPVTAANCEAILDRGGDPFAEYMVPHAALRLKQGFGRLIRTATDRGAVIIADNRVITKSYGAELMRALPPARRLMLPWPEISRQLRDFYAVSD